From the Homo sapiens chromosome 1, GRCh38.p14 Primary Assembly genome, one window contains:
- the OR2W3 gene encoding olfactory receptor 2W3 → MDGTNGSTQTHFILLGFSDRPHLERILFVVILIAYLLTLVGNTTIILVSRLDPHLHTPMYFFLAHLSFLDLSFTTSSIPQLLYNLNGCDKTISYMGCAIQLFLFLGLGGVECLLLAVMAYDRCVAICKPLHYMVIMNPRLCRGLVSVTWGCGVANSLAMSPVTLRLPRCGHHEVDHFLREMPALIRMACVSTVAIEGTVFVLAVGVVLSPLVFILLSYSYIVRAVLQIRSASGRQKAFGTCGSHLTVVSLFYGNIIYMYMQPGASSSQDQGMFLMLFYNIVTPLLNPLIYTLRNREVKGALGRLLLGKRELGKE, encoded by the coding sequence ATGGATGGAACCAATGGCAGCACCCAAACCCATTTCATCCTACTGGGATTCTCTGACCGACCCCATCTGGAGAGGATCCTCTTTGTGGTCATCCTGATCGCGTACCTCCTGACCCTCGTAGGCAACACCACCATCATCCTGGTGTCCCGGCTGGACCcccacctccacacccccatgtacttcttcctcgcCCACCTTTCCTTCCTGGACCTCAGTTTCACCACCAGCTCCATCCCCCAGCTGCTCTACAACCTTAATGGATGTGACAAGACCATCAGCTACATGGGCTGTGCCATCCAGCTCTTCCTGTTCCTGGGTCTGGGTGGTGTGGAGTGCCTGCTTCTGGCTGTCATGGCCTATGACCGGTGTGTGGCTATCTGCAAGCCCCTGCACTACATGGTGATCATGAACCCCAGGCTCTGCCGGGGCTTGGTGTCAGTGACCTGGGGCTGTGGGGTGGCCAACTCCTTGGCCATGTCTCCTGTGACCCTGCGCTTACCCCGCTGTGGGCACCACGAGGTGGACCACTTCCTGCGTGAGATGCCCGCCCTGATCCGGATGGCCTGCGTCAGCACTGTGGCCATCGAAGGCACCGTCTTTGTCCTGGCGGTGGGTGTTGTGCTGTCCCCCTTGGTGTTTATCCTGCTCTCTTACAGCTACATTGTGAGGGCTGTGTTACAAATTCGGTCAGCATCAGGAAGGCAGAAGGCCTTCGGCACCTGCGGCTCCCATCTCACTGTGGTCTCCCTTTTCTATGGAAACATCATCTACATGTACATGCAGCCAGGAGCCAGTTCTTCCCAGGACCAGGGCATGTTCCTCATGCTCTTCTACAACATTGTCACCCCCCTCCTCAATCCTCTCATCTACACCCTCAGAAACAGAGAGGTGAAGGGGGCACTGGGAAGGTTGCTTCTGGGGAAGAGAGAGCTAGGAAAGGAGTAA
- the OR2T8 gene encoding olfactory receptor 2T8 gives MENGSYTSYFILLGLFNHTRAHQVLFMMVLSIVLTSLFGNSLMILLIHWDHRLHTPMYFLLSQLSLMDVMLVSTTVPKMAADYLTGSKAISRAGCGAQIFFLPTLGGGECFLLAAMAYDRYAAVCHPLRYPTLMSWQLCLRMNLSCWLLGAADGLLQAVATLSFPYCGAHEIDHFFCETPVLVRLACADTSVFENAMYICCVLMLLVPFSLILSSYGLILAAVLHMRSTEARKKAFATCSSHVAVVGLFYGAAIFTYMRPKSHRSTNHDKVVSAFYTMFTPLLNPLIYSVKNSEVKGALTRCMGRCVALSRE, from the coding sequence ATGGAAAATGGGAGCTATACCTCTTATTTCATTCTCCTAGGACTCTTTAACCACACCAGAGCCCACCAAGTCCTCTTCATGATGGTTCTGAGTATCGTTTTGACCTCCCTGTTTGGCAATTCCCTCATGATTCTCCTGATTCACTGGGACCACCGGCTCCACACGCCCATGTACTTCCTCCTGAGCCAACTTTCCCTCATGGACGTGATGCTGGTTTCCACCACTGTGCCCAAAATGGCGGCTGACTACTTGACCGGAAGTAAGGCCATCTCCCGCGCTGGCTGTGGTGCGCAGATCTTCTTCCTCCCCACACTGGGTGGTGGAGAGTGCTTCCTCTTAGCAGCCATGGCCTATGACCGCTATGCGGCTGTCTGCCACCCACTCCGATATCCCACTCTCATGAGCTGGCAGCTGTGCCTGAGGATGAACCTGTCGTGTTGGCTCCTGGGTGCAGCTGACGGGCTCCTGCAGGCTGTTGCTACCCTGAGCTTCCCATATTGCGGTGCACACGAGATCGATCACTTCTTCTGCGAGACCCCCGTGCTGGTGCGTTTGGCTTGTGCTGACACTTCAGTCTTCGAAAACGCCATGTACATCTGCTGTGTGTTAATGCTCCTGGTCCCCTTTTCCCTCATCCTGTCCTCCTATGGTCTCATCCTCGCTGCTGTTCTGCACATGCGCTCTACAGAAGCCCGCAAGAAGGCCTTTGCCACCTGCTCTTCACATGTGGCTGTGGTGGGACTCTTTTATGGAGCTGCCATTTTTACCTATATGAGACCCAAATCCCACAGGTCCACTAACCACGACAAGGTTGTGTCAGCCTTCTATACTATGTTCACCCCTTTACTAAACCCCCTCATCTACAGTGTGAAGAACAGTGAGGTGAAGGGAGCCCTGACAAGGTGTATGGGTCGGTGTGTGGCCTTAAGTCGTGAATAA